Below is a genomic region from Citrobacter europaeus.
ACTAAATAGCAATGCTGATTGTTTGAAATTGTGGTTTGAGGATGGTTATGAATCAAAAAGTATTTCTTATTAATGATACCGAAGATGTATATCACTGGGGGTGTAACGGAACCTCGCTGCAAATAAAAGAACAGTTAACTCGTATGGGCGTGGTAAATATTTTTACCTTACCCGTTTATACCATTCCACGGTTACCCAACATCCCAGAAAAAGTGAGTGATATCGGTACTCGGGAAGATTTTATTCAGCATTTTACGCCCATCGCGAATGCTATGAATGCCAGTGACTTCATTGTGGTAAATGGTGAAGGTACGATTCATGATTTCAAGCCCGGTGTCAGAGCATTACTTTTTTTGATCATCGCAGCGAAAAAGTTTTTCAATAAAAGAGTTTATCTGATTAATCACTCTTGTTATCCTAATTCAACAGAGGAAACCATTCTCAACTATTATAAAGAGGCATATCGTTCCTGCGAGTTTATTGCTGCCAGAGAAAGTCTGTCTTGTTTAATTATTAGAATGGTATTAGGTGTTCCTTGTAATGAGTCATTTGATAGTTTACCGCTGACAATCAGAAATATTCAGAATGATATTCCTGGGCAGTTAATTATCGGTGAGTATGTTTGTATCTCAGGGGCGGTTAATTATAATTTATTAAAAACGGATTTTATTATTGCGAAAATAAAGAAGAATTATCCAAGGCATAGAATTGTCTATTTAACAGGCTCGAAAAAAGAAGGCATCCATAAGAAAGAGCAAACAGTTATAAATCACTACCTGGAAAAGTTTCCTGAGATAATAGTCTTTGATGCGAAAACGCTTGAGGATTGGTTGTCTATTATCAAGCACAGCGCAGCACTGATTTCTGGACGATACCACTATACAATTGCTGGTGCATGTTTTGGTACACCTATGGTCTAT
It encodes:
- a CDS encoding polysaccharide pyruvyl transferase family protein translates to MNQKVFLINDTEDVYHWGCNGTSLQIKEQLTRMGVVNIFTLPVYTIPRLPNIPEKVSDIGTREDFIQHFTPIANAMNASDFIVVNGEGTIHDFKPGVRALLFLIIAAKKFFNKRVYLINHSCYPNSTEETILNYYKEAYRSCEFIAARESLSCLIIRMVLGVPCNESFDSLPLTIRNIQNDIPGQLIIGEYVCISGAVNYNLLKTDFIIAKIKKNYPRHRIVYLTGSKKEGIHKKEQTVINHYLEKFPEIIVFDAKTLEDWLSIIKHSAALISGRYHYTIAGACFGTPMVYFSSNTPKIEAIAYDNGLPPVVATQEEYNERLDSLHKIQWHSKLDLLCKKAEENYTWLSIND